In the genome of Croceimicrobium hydrocarbonivorans, one region contains:
- a CDS encoding arsenate reductase family protein, with product MKRIFYLSTCDTCKRLMKDWNLPESVYQQDIKKEAITADQLDAMYKLSGTYEALFSKRARLYKERNLAQADLTEADLKDLILEHYSFLKRPVLVWDDQIFIGNSKSNAETVKAFLEANS from the coding sequence ATGAAACGAATATTTTACCTCAGTACCTGCGATACCTGCAAACGATTGATGAAGGATTGGAACCTACCGGAATCTGTGTATCAGCAAGACATTAAGAAAGAAGCCATTACTGCAGATCAATTAGACGCCATGTATAAACTGTCTGGTACTTATGAAGCTTTATTCAGTAAGCGTGCGCGATTGTATAAGGAACGCAATTTGGCTCAGGCCGATCTTACTGAGGCCGATTTGAAGGATTTGATTTTGGAACATTACAGTTTTCTAAAGCGTCCGGTTTTGGTTTGGGACGATCAGATTTTTATTGGTAATTCCAAATCGAATGCAGAAACCGTAAAGGCATTTCTTGAAGCCAATAGCTAA
- a CDS encoding TrmH family RNA methyltransferase, producing the protein MISLSELLKELKQHLTPERVERIESVAAQRTRKLCLVLEDIRQEHNIGALLRTADILGIQDVHLVSQRYEARLAKAIAKGSTKWISLHRYQERNQNNLELCLEQLRKENYQLVVADPDGDVDLPDFQYQGNKLALLMGSEWDGVSEQARTAAATKIRIPQYGFTQSFNVSVASALILQQLSQSLRSSDYPWKLEEDERQQLELDWTMERLGASAWPLREKIEQEWEAQNKA; encoded by the coding sequence TTGATTAGTTTATCCGAATTATTGAAGGAGTTAAAGCAACATTTAACTCCCGAGCGAGTGGAGCGCATTGAAAGCGTTGCTGCCCAAAGAACCCGTAAGCTATGTTTGGTGCTGGAGGATATTCGCCAAGAGCATAATATTGGTGCGCTCTTACGTACAGCCGATATACTTGGTATCCAAGATGTGCATTTGGTAAGCCAACGTTATGAAGCTCGCCTGGCCAAAGCTATTGCAAAGGGCTCAACCAAATGGATCAGTCTTCATCGCTATCAAGAGCGTAATCAGAATAATTTAGAGCTCTGCTTGGAGCAATTAAGAAAGGAGAACTATCAATTAGTGGTGGCTGATCCAGATGGCGATGTGGATCTCCCAGACTTTCAATATCAGGGAAATAAATTGGCCTTATTGATGGGCTCCGAATGGGATGGTGTATCAGAACAAGCTCGCACCGCAGCCGCAACTAAGATTCGCATACCTCAATATGGCTTTACCCAAAGCTTTAATGTTTCGGTAGCCTCTGCACTTATTCTACAGCAATTAAGTCAGAGTTTACGCAGCTCTGACTATCCTTGGAAATTAGAAGAGGATGAACGCCAGCAATTGGAATTGGATTGGACGATGGAGCGCCTGGGAGCTTCAGCCTGGCCCCTGCGGGAAAAAATTGAACAAGAATGGGAAGCTCAAAACAAAGCATGA
- a CDS encoding formate--tetrahydrofolate ligase, whose protein sequence is MTDLDIARAYEPATIDKIASKLDIKEEDLEFYGKYKAKLPLHIAKEAKQGKLILVSAISPTPAGEGKTTMSIGLHDALCKLKKRSLAVLREPSLGPVFGIKGGATGGGHAQVVPMEDINLHFTGDFSAIESAHNLLSALIDNHLHFNQSPQIDPRSVLWKRAMDLNDRALRHINVGLGGRSHGMPRETGFDITAASEIMAILCMALDLNDLKKRLGNILVAYTFDRKPVFARDLKAEGAMAALLKDAIKPNLVQSLEGNPVLMHGGPFANIAQGTNTIIATQTGLRLADYVVTEAGFGFDLGGEKFLDLKCRAAALAPEVVVLVATVRALKYHGEQPLAELQTENVDALRKGMCNLEKHLENVKQFGLPAVVVVNRFPTDTEAEIAAVIEECEKLGVRAVTSTAWANGGEGSVDLAKAVLETIDEAENDFSFLYNLDLPVEKKIEKIATQFYGAAKVSFTSTARRDLKRIQELGMDDAPICIAKTQKSLSDDPTLKGRPKDFNFQVRGIEIAAGAGFVIPLSGEIMRMPGLPKAPAAQNIDIDKDGNISGLF, encoded by the coding sequence ATGACCGATTTAGATATTGCAAGAGCTTACGAGCCAGCAACCATTGATAAGATAGCCTCGAAATTAGACATCAAAGAAGAGGATCTCGAGTTCTACGGAAAATACAAAGCCAAACTACCACTCCATATTGCCAAAGAAGCCAAACAGGGTAAACTGATTTTGGTTTCGGCTATTTCCCCTACTCCAGCCGGAGAGGGAAAAACTACCATGAGTATTGGTTTGCATGATGCATTATGCAAGCTTAAAAAGCGCTCCTTAGCCGTTCTTCGCGAGCCCTCTTTGGGACCGGTATTTGGTATTAAAGGTGGAGCTACTGGTGGTGGTCACGCCCAAGTGGTACCGATGGAAGATATCAACCTGCATTTTACTGGAGATTTCTCCGCCATCGAATCCGCTCATAATTTACTTTCCGCATTAATTGACAATCACCTTCATTTCAATCAATCACCACAGATAGATCCTCGCTCTGTACTTTGGAAAAGAGCGATGGACTTGAATGATCGCGCCTTACGTCATATCAATGTAGGTTTGGGTGGTCGCAGTCATGGTATGCCCCGTGAAACCGGTTTTGATATTACCGCTGCTTCTGAAATTATGGCTATTCTGTGTATGGCTCTTGATCTTAATGATCTTAAGAAAAGACTGGGAAATATTCTGGTTGCCTACACCTTTGATCGCAAGCCTGTCTTTGCTCGTGACCTGAAAGCCGAAGGTGCAATGGCCGCTTTATTGAAAGATGCCATCAAACCGAATTTAGTGCAAAGTTTAGAAGGCAATCCGGTGCTGATGCACGGTGGTCCATTCGCCAATATTGCTCAGGGAACTAATACTATTATTGCCACTCAAACGGGTTTACGTTTAGCTGATTATGTTGTCACCGAAGCCGGCTTTGGCTTTGATTTAGGCGGGGAGAAGTTCCTCGATCTTAAATGTCGTGCCGCAGCTCTGGCGCCGGAAGTAGTGGTTTTAGTAGCCACGGTGCGAGCATTAAAATATCATGGGGAGCAGCCATTGGCAGAACTGCAAACTGAAAATGTAGATGCCTTGCGCAAGGGGATGTGCAATTTGGAAAAGCATCTCGAAAATGTGAAGCAATTTGGCCTACCCGCAGTGGTAGTGGTAAATCGTTTCCCCACCGACACGGAAGCAGAGATTGCAGCCGTAATTGAAGAATGTGAAAAATTAGGTGTTCGCGCGGTAACTAGCACGGCTTGGGCCAATGGAGGCGAGGGCTCAGTAGATTTAGCCAAAGCCGTTTTGGAGACCATCGACGAAGCTGAAAATGATTTTAGCTTCTTGTACAATCTTGATTTACCCGTGGAGAAAAAAATTGAGAAAATTGCCACTCAGTTTTACGGTGCCGCTAAGGTGAGCTTTACCAGCACGGCACGCCGAGATTTAAAGCGTATTCAAGAATTAGGAATGGATGATGCGCCTATCTGCATTGCGAAAACCCAAAAGTCCTTAAGTGACGATCCGACTTTAAAAGGGCGACCTAAAGATTTTAATTTCCAAGTTCGTGGTATTGAGATCGCTGCCGGTGCAGGCTTTGTAATTCCGCTTTCCGGCGAGATTATGCGTATGCCAGGCTTACCTAAAGCTCCGGCTGCTCAAAACATTGATATTGATAAAGACGGAAATATTAGCGGTCTCTTTTAG
- the katG gene encoding catalase/peroxidase HPI, protein MILLVGSAGAQVQMQGDISQCPVHGGAAAATSTPEKMEAKKDGPNNRDWWPNQLDLSILRQNSMKSDPMGPDFDYETAFNNLDYNALKADIRAVLTDSQDWWPADYGHYGGLFIRMAWHSAGTYRTGDGRGGSREGQQRFAPLNSWPDNANLDKARRLLWPVKKKYGASISWADLIILAGNVALEDMGFETIGFAGGRTDVWEPNSNVYWGPESKWLDDERYSGDRELESPLAAVQMGLIYVNPEGPNGVPDPVLAGKDIRETFGRMGMNDEETVALIAGGHTFGKTHGAASAEYVGPEPEAAGIEEQGFGWTSSYGSGKGGDAITSGLEVIWTRTPSQWSHDFFKALFNFEWELTKSPAGAHQWVAKDAGKVAPDAFDTTKFHNPTMLTTDLALRFDPVYEKISRRFLENPKEFEIAFAKAWFKLTHRDMGPKTTYLGPEIPQEDFIWQDPIPALNHEVVNAEDIKTLKSQILNSGLSISELVSTAWASASTYRISDRRGGANGARIRLEPQRSWECNNPEQLNKVLKVLEKIQKDFNKKAKGNKRISMADLIVLGGAAAIEEAAKNSGNPIEVPFIPGRMDASQEQTDIEGMAVLEPMADGFRNYKKTQYTYTTEELLVDKAQLLSLTPPEMTVLVGGMRSLNANYDKSNTGIFGSDASQLSNDFFQNLLSMDVKWKATDESKELFNGLDRQSGEVKYSASRADLIFGSNSELRALAEVYGSDDAKEKFVQDFVAAWTKVMQLDRFDLN, encoded by the coding sequence ATGATCTTACTGGTCGGAAGTGCCGGTGCTCAAGTGCAAATGCAGGGCGACATTTCCCAATGTCCGGTGCATGGTGGTGCAGCGGCGGCCACTTCTACCCCGGAGAAAATGGAGGCCAAAAAGGATGGACCCAACAACCGCGACTGGTGGCCTAATCAATTAGACTTAAGCATCTTAAGGCAAAACTCAATGAAGTCTGATCCCATGGGACCCGACTTCGACTATGAGACAGCCTTTAACAATTTGGATTACAACGCACTTAAAGCGGATATCCGAGCAGTACTTACCGATAGCCAGGATTGGTGGCCAGCGGATTATGGACATTATGGTGGTTTATTTATCCGCATGGCATGGCACAGTGCCGGTACTTACCGCACTGGAGACGGTCGTGGAGGTTCACGTGAAGGGCAACAACGTTTTGCGCCTTTAAACAGTTGGCCTGATAATGCCAATCTCGATAAGGCACGTCGCCTACTTTGGCCGGTAAAAAAGAAATATGGTGCTTCTATCTCTTGGGCTGACTTGATCATTTTGGCCGGTAATGTGGCTTTGGAAGATATGGGCTTCGAAACCATTGGCTTTGCTGGTGGTCGTACTGATGTTTGGGAACCCAATAGTAATGTGTATTGGGGCCCAGAGAGTAAATGGTTAGATGATGAACGCTATTCAGGAGATCGCGAATTAGAATCGCCCTTGGCAGCGGTTCAAATGGGATTGATCTATGTAAATCCTGAAGGACCTAATGGGGTGCCTGATCCAGTATTAGCCGGTAAAGACATTCGCGAAACCTTTGGCCGCATGGGGATGAATGATGAAGAAACCGTAGCGCTTATTGCCGGTGGTCACACTTTTGGTAAAACCCATGGAGCTGCCAGTGCTGAATATGTTGGGCCTGAGCCTGAAGCAGCCGGCATTGAAGAGCAAGGATTTGGTTGGACCAGTAGCTATGGTAGCGGTAAGGGCGGTGATGCAATTACCTCAGGATTAGAAGTAATTTGGACCCGTACGCCAAGCCAATGGAGTCATGACTTTTTTAAAGCCCTGTTTAACTTCGAATGGGAATTAACTAAAAGCCCTGCCGGAGCCCATCAGTGGGTAGCTAAAGACGCAGGAAAAGTAGCTCCTGATGCATTCGACACCACTAAATTCCACAATCCTACTATGCTCACCACCGATTTAGCCTTGCGCTTTGATCCGGTGTATGAAAAAATTTCACGTCGTTTCCTGGAAAACCCGAAGGAGTTTGAAATAGCCTTTGCCAAAGCCTGGTTTAAACTTACCCATCGTGATATGGGTCCTAAGACTACCTATTTAGGTCCGGAAATTCCCCAAGAAGATTTCATCTGGCAAGATCCAATCCCAGCCTTAAACCATGAAGTAGTAAATGCAGAGGATATTAAGACCTTGAAATCTCAAATCTTAAATTCAGGACTAAGCATTTCTGAATTGGTAAGTACCGCCTGGGCATCTGCCTCTACCTATCGGATTTCCGATCGTCGCGGTGGTGCTAATGGAGCGCGCATTCGATTGGAACCTCAACGCAGCTGGGAATGCAACAATCCTGAGCAATTGAATAAAGTTTTAAAGGTTCTAGAAAAAATTCAAAAGGACTTTAACAAAAAAGCCAAGGGAAATAAACGCATTTCAATGGCCGATCTCATTGTATTGGGTGGCGCTGCTGCCATCGAAGAAGCGGCTAAAAATTCTGGAAACCCAATTGAAGTTCCTTTTATCCCCGGACGTATGGATGCCAGTCAAGAGCAAACTGATATTGAAGGAATGGCGGTTTTAGAACCGATGGCTGATGGTTTCCGCAATTACAAAAAGACTCAATACACCTATACTACCGAGGAACTATTGGTAGACAAAGCTCAATTACTGAGTTTAACTCCACCCGAGATGACCGTATTAGTAGGTGGTATGCGTTCCTTAAATGCTAATTACGATAAGAGCAATACCGGTATTTTCGGTTCAGATGCTTCTCAATTATCGAATGACTTCTTCCAAAACCTTCTGAGCATGGATGTGAAATGGAAGGCTACCGACGAAAGCAAGGAATTGTTTAATGGCTTGGATCGCCAAAGCGGAGAGGTAAAATACAGCGCTAGTCGTGCTGATTTAATTTTCGGATCCAACTCCGAATTACGTGCACTGGCCGAAGTTTATGGTAGTGATGATGCCAAAGAAAAATTCGTTCAGGACTTTGTAGCGGCTTGGACTAAAGTGATGCAGCTCGATCGCTTTGATCTTAATTAA
- a CDS encoding YkgJ family cysteine cluster protein yields MSIAIRVRQVQKVFGQLEEETKAFQKVSGLACLSGCGHCCNKADIEAAVLEFLPYAFHLFLEGQHELAKQQIQANTTGLCHGFKPIIANSPYLKGRCTIYEDRGLICRLFGFATIRDKNGDRQLSTCKWIKGSQADTLLASQALIQKGRAPHYMSYYQKLAQIDFRLGQEYLPINKAILRAIEEVENYYQYRPFPYRLRKSA; encoded by the coding sequence ATGTCAATCGCAATTCGCGTCAGGCAGGTTCAAAAAGTATTTGGACAGCTTGAAGAGGAGACTAAGGCTTTTCAAAAAGTCAGTGGCCTGGCTTGCTTAAGCGGCTGTGGTCATTGCTGTAATAAAGCGGATATCGAAGCGGCAGTACTGGAGTTTCTGCCCTATGCATTTCATTTGTTTTTAGAGGGACAACATGAGCTGGCGAAACAGCAAATTCAAGCCAATACAACTGGTCTTTGCCATGGCTTTAAGCCGATCATTGCCAATAGTCCTTATTTAAAAGGTCGTTGTACGATTTACGAGGATCGTGGATTAATCTGTCGTTTATTCGGATTTGCCACCATTCGCGATAAAAATGGCGATCGGCAATTATCTACCTGCAAATGGATTAAAGGGAGCCAGGCGGATACCTTATTAGCCAGCCAAGCCTTAATTCAAAAGGGGAGAGCCCCCCATTATATGAGCTATTACCAGAAATTGGCGCAAATTGATTTTCGCTTAGGTCAGGAATATCTGCCCATCAATAAGGCTATTCTGCGAGCTATTGAAGAGGTAGAGAACTACTATCAGTATCGTCCCTTTCCATATCGCCTCAGGAAATCAGCATAA
- a CDS encoding hydroxymethylglutaryl-CoA reductase, degradative, which translates to MRKPIKGFSKLSKEAKIEWLSDQFFDNSEDAINLLKHYWHEDPKVQKLHDEFIENTLSNYYMPFGVAPNFKINGELYTIPMAIEESSVVAAAAKSATYWLERGGFKTSIISTKKVGHVHFIYQGDAQKLQSFFEDLKPALLKDTEELTANMRARGGGIIDLKLVDKRSAMEDYWQIEALFETCDSMGANFINSCLEQFSQTLQREIKAQDHFNEAEKAIQVVMCILSNYTPECVVRSEVSCKVEELNGDAGISPEEFAQKFQRAVRIAEVEPYRATTHNKGIMNGIDAVIIATGNDFRAVEAACHTYASRNGQYSSLTHCEVKDGIFRFWIEVPLALGTVGGLTRLHPMVKFSLDLLQQPNAEELMGIVASSGLAQNFAALRALTTTGIQKGHMKMHLLNILNQLEATDAEKESIVNYFKDKVVSHSAAVNKFCEIRGIKSPSEIKKEN; encoded by the coding sequence ATGCGCAAACCGATTAAAGGTTTTTCGAAACTCAGCAAGGAAGCCAAAATTGAATGGCTTAGTGATCAGTTTTTTGATAATTCAGAAGATGCGATCAATCTTTTAAAGCATTACTGGCACGAAGACCCAAAAGTGCAAAAGCTTCATGATGAGTTTATTGAAAACACCCTAAGCAATTATTATATGCCCTTTGGTGTGGCTCCGAATTTTAAGATAAACGGAGAGCTCTACACCATTCCTATGGCCATAGAAGAAAGCTCGGTAGTTGCTGCTGCGGCTAAAAGTGCCACTTATTGGTTAGAGCGTGGTGGTTTTAAAACCAGCATTATCTCTACTAAGAAAGTAGGTCACGTGCATTTTATCTATCAAGGAGATGCTCAGAAATTGCAAAGCTTTTTTGAAGATTTAAAGCCTGCTCTTTTAAAGGATACTGAAGAACTCACCGCCAATATGCGTGCTCGAGGTGGCGGTATTATCGACCTCAAATTGGTAGATAAGCGTTCGGCCATGGAAGATTACTGGCAGATTGAAGCCCTTTTCGAAACCTGTGATTCCATGGGGGCCAATTTTATTAACTCTTGTTTGGAGCAATTCTCCCAAACTCTGCAGCGTGAAATTAAAGCTCAGGATCATTTTAATGAAGCCGAGAAGGCCATTCAGGTGGTGATGTGTATTTTATCCAATTACACTCCCGAATGTGTGGTACGCTCCGAGGTATCCTGTAAAGTAGAAGAACTCAATGGCGATGCTGGAATTAGCCCTGAGGAGTTCGCTCAAAAATTTCAACGCGCGGTACGTATTGCAGAGGTTGAACCCTATCGGGCCACGACCCATAATAAGGGCATTATGAATGGTATTGATGCCGTGATTATAGCTACCGGAAATGACTTTAGAGCCGTAGAAGCTGCTTGTCATACCTATGCCAGCCGCAATGGTCAATACAGTTCCCTCACCCATTGTGAGGTAAAAGATGGTATTTTCCGCTTTTGGATTGAAGTTCCTTTAGCTCTGGGAACCGTAGGTGGTTTAACTCGCTTGCATCCCATGGTGAAGTTTTCTTTAGACCTATTACAACAGCCCAATGCTGAGGAGTTGATGGGAATTGTAGCCAGTTCAGGCTTGGCCCAAAACTTCGCTGCCCTGCGCGCGCTAACTACTACCGGAATTCAGAAAGGTCATATGAAAATGCATCTCCTGAATATCCTGAATCAATTGGAAGCTACCGATGCAGAAAAAGAAAGCATCGTAAACTATTTTAAAGATAAAGTAGTATCACATTCTGCTGCTGTAAATAAGTTCTGCGAAATCCGTGGTATTAAAAGCCCTTCTGAGATTAAGAAGGAAAACTAG
- a CDS encoding GYDIA family GHMP kinase, protein MKHFFAPGKLLLSAEYSVLEGAKAIAVPTIKGQHLRVEAQDQKALQYRALDEKGEPWLDFQLGKAQSPEEKLVEAILLDACGSQLPEYCKIESRLDFPRAWGLGSSSTFISLMAQWLEADVWKLFFKHLKGSGYDVAVAEAAHAIQYQLVESQKPTWEEVQIPDFFKNTYLLYLGKKQNSAREVDRYLQEKRSSDLVQKISDLSEELLKLSDIPSLANWMEVHEAYTSELIGRKPMPLQILPNFKGQAKSLGAWGGDFLWLSQAPETEELKAAGLNEVFSFSELVPFTHS, encoded by the coding sequence ATGAAGCATTTTTTTGCCCCAGGCAAATTACTTCTCAGTGCAGAGTACAGCGTTCTTGAAGGCGCCAAGGCTATTGCTGTGCCAACCATTAAGGGTCAGCACCTGAGGGTGGAAGCTCAAGATCAGAAAGCCCTGCAATACCGAGCTCTGGACGAAAAAGGCGAGCCTTGGTTGGATTTTCAATTAGGCAAGGCCCAAAGTCCTGAGGAGAAATTAGTTGAGGCCATTCTACTTGACGCCTGTGGATCGCAGCTCCCGGAATATTGTAAAATTGAGAGTCGTTTGGATTTTCCACGCGCCTGGGGATTGGGCAGCAGCAGCACCTTCATCAGTTTAATGGCGCAATGGTTGGAGGCCGATGTTTGGAAGCTGTTTTTCAAGCACCTTAAAGGCAGTGGTTACGATGTAGCGGTGGCTGAAGCTGCCCATGCTATTCAGTACCAATTAGTAGAATCACAAAAACCCACTTGGGAGGAAGTGCAAATTCCGGACTTCTTTAAAAACACCTATCTACTCTATTTAGGGAAGAAGCAAAATTCAGCGCGCGAGGTAGATCGCTACTTACAGGAAAAGCGCTCATCTGATTTAGTACAGAAAATTTCCGACTTAAGTGAAGAGCTTCTGAAACTATCGGATATCCCCTCTTTGGCCAATTGGATGGAGGTGCATGAAGCTTATACCTCAGAATTAATCGGGCGCAAGCCCATGCCTTTGCAAATCTTGCCAAATTTTAAAGGACAGGCAAAATCCTTAGGTGCCTGGGGAGGCGATTTCTTATGGCTCAGCCAAGCGCCAGAAACTGAAGAACTAAAGGCTGCAGGTCTTAATGAAGTCTTCTCTTTTTCAGAATTAGTTCCCTTTACACATTCCTGA
- a CDS encoding PKD domain-containing protein: protein MRRIGLFLLLLLGFGMQAAHLVGGELSYRCLGGSNYELRLIIYRDCASNGAPFDDPAIITIFNGSNQVVHNLQVPLHQSSFLPINAPNNCTALPSFVCTQEGIYLDTVNLPAGGGPYTVSHQRCCRNNSIDNIPNPRLWGNTYTINIPASPACNSSPRFSAAPPVALCLNVPVNIDMGAIETDGDSLYYFLCSPLHGGGNQVNTTGPNSPRPDTASAPPYALVPFSNTYSTSYPIASSPAFNLDPQTGMLSGKPNQVGQYVFAVCVQEWRNGVLLSTLRRDFQFNVTAACVRTTADFDEQDLDPYTLCSGKTIQFNEDCINTSRYFWDFGVPLTNSDTSNLPNPVYTFPDTGVYQVMLIAEPGSSCADTMIREFKVFEGLNVGFDIGGQACFDQHSFNFTPTGNFGPDAQFNWNFGGNTTSGSNTSTLKNPSGIVYAQSGSYLVTLEIEDGDCKDNYSDSVHLYPRPILKHRLDANSGCVPYAVSFRDSSEYAGTAIHFWDFGDGFTSSQQNPVHLYENPGDYFVYHRLITTSACKDTLEEQSSTAIRIHPTPFPGMIIMPEETTIFNPEFEITLTSENYSTSSLLFPDGRKVIDPGNNLVYTARDTGIQRFVHIVENEFGCSDTVQVETYVQQPFRLYIPNAFTPNGDGLNDRFSYSILGVQEFKIRILNRWGQLVFQTGDPSYFWNGRMNNMGDVLPGGVYTYVIEVIQKEDLTSVVKRGTVSLIR from the coding sequence ATGCGGCGCATTGGCCTTTTTTTACTCCTCCTGCTAGGATTTGGGATGCAGGCTGCTCACTTGGTTGGTGGGGAGCTGAGCTATCGCTGTTTGGGAGGTAGCAATTATGAGCTTCGTTTAATCATTTATCGCGACTGCGCCTCCAATGGTGCACCTTTCGATGATCCGGCCATTATCACCATTTTTAATGGCTCTAATCAGGTGGTTCACAATCTCCAGGTTCCTCTGCATCAAAGTAGTTTCTTACCCATTAATGCCCCCAACAATTGCACCGCTCTGCCCAGTTTTGTGTGCACTCAGGAAGGTATTTATTTGGATACTGTAAACCTACCTGCTGGCGGTGGCCCATATACTGTAAGTCACCAGCGTTGCTGTAGAAACAACAGTATTGACAATATTCCCAATCCCCGACTTTGGGGAAACACCTATACCATTAATATTCCGGCTAGTCCAGCCTGTAATAGTAGTCCCCGATTTTCCGCTGCGCCTCCGGTGGCTCTCTGTTTAAATGTTCCCGTTAATATTGATATGGGTGCCATTGAAACGGATGGCGACAGTTTGTACTATTTCCTATGCTCGCCTTTACATGGAGGTGGTAATCAGGTTAATACTACCGGTCCCAATTCGCCTCGACCCGACACCGCTTCAGCACCGCCCTACGCCTTGGTGCCCTTTTCCAATACTTATTCCACATCTTACCCGATTGCCAGTTCACCAGCCTTCAATTTGGATCCCCAAACCGGAATGCTAAGTGGGAAACCCAACCAAGTTGGGCAATATGTATTTGCGGTATGCGTGCAGGAATGGCGTAATGGTGTTTTATTGAGCACTTTAAGACGTGACTTCCAATTTAATGTAACTGCGGCCTGCGTGCGCACTACTGCCGATTTCGATGAACAAGACCTGGACCCCTATACTCTTTGTTCAGGTAAAACCATCCAGTTTAATGAGGACTGTATAAATACCAGTCGCTACTTCTGGGATTTTGGCGTCCCGCTCACCAATTCGGATACCAGTAATTTGCCCAATCCGGTTTATACCTTTCCGGATACCGGGGTATATCAGGTAATGCTTATTGCCGAACCAGGTTCTTCTTGTGCTGATACCATGATTCGTGAGTTCAAAGTATTTGAAGGTTTAAATGTAGGTTTCGATATTGGTGGACAGGCTTGTTTTGATCAACACAGTTTTAATTTCACGCCTACCGGAAATTTTGGTCCGGACGCTCAGTTTAACTGGAATTTCGGAGGGAATACTACTTCTGGAAGCAATACCTCCACGCTGAAAAATCCCAGTGGAATTGTATATGCCCAATCCGGATCCTATTTAGTTACTTTAGAAATTGAAGACGGAGATTGTAAAGACAATTATAGCGATAGTGTGCATTTGTATCCCAGGCCCATTCTTAAACATCGCTTGGACGCCAATTCAGGCTGTGTACCTTATGCCGTAAGCTTTCGAGATAGTTCGGAATACGCAGGAACTGCCATTCATTTTTGGGATTTTGGGGATGGTTTTACATCCAGCCAGCAGAATCCAGTGCACCTGTATGAAAACCCAGGCGATTACTTTGTTTACCATCGTTTAATCACCACCAGCGCTTGTAAGGACACGCTGGAAGAACAATCTAGCACCGCCATTCGCATACACCCCACTCCTTTCCCGGGAATGATTATTATGCCAGAGGAAACCACCATATTCAATCCGGAATTTGAAATCACCCTCACTTCAGAAAATTACAGCACTTCCAGCTTGCTATTTCCTGATGGACGTAAAGTAATTGATCCAGGTAATAATCTGGTTTACACCGCTCGGGACACAGGTATACAGCGCTTTGTTCATATCGTTGAAAATGAATTTGGCTGTAGTGATACGGTTCAGGTAGAAACCTATGTGCAACAGCCCTTCCGACTCTATATCCCCAATGCCTTTACACCTAATGGTGATGGTTTAAATGATCGTTTTAGCTATTCGATTTTAGGGGTTCAAGAATTTAAAATCCGCATCTTAAATCGCTGGGGACAATTGGTTTTTCAAACCGGTGATCCCTCCTATTTCTGGAATGGTCGCATGAATAATATGGGCGATGTACTTCCCGGTGGAGTATATACCTATGTGATTGAGGTGATTCAGAAAGAGGATCTCACCTCGGTAGTGAAAAGAGGCACTGTAAGTTTGATTCGCTAA
- a CDS encoding fluoride efflux transporter FluC: MNWLWVFLGGGLGSMARYAISKGSLHLFKEATFFPWATLISNTVACGLLAFFVYSIPDKLTENHRLFWIVGVCGGFSTFSTFSLENWILIEQKAWPFVAANILVSLGLGISIMMGMSRLSA, from the coding sequence ATGAACTGGCTCTGGGTCTTTTTAGGAGGAGGTTTGGGCTCTATGGCCCGATATGCCATTAGCAAAGGCAGCTTACATCTTTTTAAAGAGGCTACATTTTTCCCCTGGGCGACCTTAATTTCCAATACTGTGGCTTGTGGTCTCCTGGCCTTTTTTGTTTACAGTATTCCTGATAAACTCACGGAGAATCATCGCTTATTCTGGATAGTTGGGGTTTGTGGTGGCTTTTCAACCTTCTCCACTTTTAGCTTGGAGAATTGGATATTAATAGAGCAAAAAGCCTGGCCTTTTGTAGCTGCTAATATCTTAGTTAGTCTGGGCCTTGGGATTTCGATTATGATGGGGATGAGCAGATTGAGCGCTTAG